From the genome of Pelosinus fermentans DSM 17108:
GCTGTACTCATTTCCTTAACCAGTCTTTTGGGATTGATGTCGATATTCATTTCACGAAAGATTTCTTCTGCCTGCTTTTCCATTTTTTCTTTATCAACTATATAGAAGGGAGATTTAACAATTTCTTCTCCCAAAAAAATGTTTTCTGCCACACTCATTCCCGGGATTAAACTCATTTCCTGATAAATCGTGCTAATGCCAAGATCACGAGAAATGTGAGCATCTTTAATGTCTACTTCTTTACCGTGCAATAGAACTGTACCGCTGTCTTTTTGATGGGCGCCGCTCATAATTTTAATCAAGGTCGATTTACCTGCTCCATTTTCTCCTAATAAGCAATGAACTTCTCCTTTACGGAGTTCAAAGTTAATATCATTCAAAGCCTGCACTCCAGGAAAAGCCTTATTGATATTCTGCATACGTAAAATAACTTCATGGTCCATACCGTAAATCACCCCCAGTTAAAAGTTGACACCTGAATGCAGTATAATGTTGGCGTAAGGGGTACACTCACCAGTGCGAATCACAGCAACTGCTTTCTGATTCTTTTTCTTAAACTCCTCGTGACTGCATCGATGAATAGGCACAGCCCCTAACAGTGCCTTCACCCCCTCATACATCTTAGGGCTGACAGCTTCCATCTCATTGGCTATCACCGCACTCTCTACTTCTAGTTCTTGCAATACTACACAGAGCGTTTCTAAAAATCCTGGGATACCAGGAGTCAAGGCGATATCAATCCGCCGTATTCCTTGCGGTATTGGCAAT
Proteins encoded in this window:
- the rbsD gene encoding D-ribose pyranase, producing MKKIGVLNQGISEVIAGMGHGDQLVIGDCGLPIPQGIRRIDIALTPGIPGFLETLCVVLQELEVESAVIANEMEAVSPKMYEGVKALLGAVPIHRCSHEEFKKKNQKAVAVIRTGECTPYANIILHSGVNF